A section of the Paenibacillus odorifer genome encodes:
- a CDS encoding alanyl-tRNA editing protein encodes MTNKLYYNSTYLTDWQTRVTETIEREDGLYVLLEETAFYPHGGGQPCDLGSIQGIPVLDVISEEELVLHKLERLPNDESVACQLDWNRRFDHMQQHSGQHLLSAVCLEKHNFMTLSFHLGEDYCTIDIEVPELNAGQLSSIEREVNRQIYLNHNILSYFVTGEEASQLKLVKQPKVTENIRIVEIKDVEYNACGGTHVSSTGEIGMIKLLKAEKIKGNTRIYFKCGYRALEEFNTSQQILGTLSSKFNTGKDEIIDRIEKWENEQKLLQAEINLLKEKNDDYVVQELLNEQAGKIIAQVFEDKSLKDLQSLANKLTSKCDLPVLLATSAENKVVFAQNGSLEISCGAFFKAHLGSYNGKGGGSDKLAQAGFPTREDALAFYEFARG; translated from the coding sequence ATGACCAACAAATTATACTACAATTCAACATACCTGACTGATTGGCAAACCCGTGTGACTGAAACCATAGAACGAGAAGATGGTCTTTATGTTCTTTTGGAGGAGACGGCTTTTTATCCGCATGGTGGTGGACAACCCTGTGATCTAGGATCTATTCAGGGAATTCCTGTGCTTGATGTAATCAGTGAGGAAGAGCTTGTACTACATAAGCTGGAACGTTTACCTAATGATGAATCGGTAGCTTGCCAGCTCGATTGGAATAGAAGATTTGACCATATGCAGCAGCATAGTGGCCAGCATTTGCTCTCAGCGGTTTGTCTAGAAAAACATAACTTTATGACCTTAAGCTTTCATTTAGGTGAGGATTATTGCACCATTGATATAGAAGTGCCAGAACTGAATGCTGGTCAACTGTCCTCGATAGAGAGAGAAGTTAATCGGCAGATTTACTTAAATCACAATATTCTCAGCTATTTCGTAACAGGGGAAGAGGCTTCACAGCTTAAATTGGTTAAACAGCCAAAAGTGACAGAGAACATCAGGATTGTTGAGATCAAAGATGTTGAATACAACGCTTGTGGGGGGACACATGTGTCCTCAACAGGTGAAATTGGAATGATTAAGCTTCTGAAAGCTGAAAAAATAAAAGGGAATACGCGGATTTATTTTAAATGTGGATACCGGGCTTTAGAGGAATTTAATACCAGTCAGCAAATCCTTGGTACACTATCTTCCAAATTCAATACAGGCAAAGATGAAATTATCGATCGAATTGAAAAATGGGAAAATGAACAAAAGCTTCTGCAAGCTGAAATTAACCTGCTTAAAGAAAAAAATGACGACTATGTCGTGCAAGAGCTTTTAAATGAGCAAGCGGGAAAGATAATCGCACAAGTATTTGAGGATAAATCGCTAAAAGATCTACAGAGCTTAGCTAATAAGCTGACTTCGAAATGTGATCTTCCTGTATTATTAGCTACTTCTGCGGAGAATAAGGTTGTGTTTGCGCAGAATGGGAGCCTGGAGATTTCCTGTGGAGCTTTTTTCAAAGCTCATCTAGGCAGCTACAACGGTAAAGGCGGGGGCAGCGATAAACTGGCGCAAGCAGGATTCCCAACTCGGGAGGATGCTTTGGCTTTTTATGAGTTTGCTAGAGGGTGA
- a CDS encoding copper amine oxidase N-terminal domain-containing protein has translation MNKWKVTLGIFAVLILSTGYGSASAQADKQIQFNYKEIGISSKQVIAENTTFVPLKSLADAMGYTLSWDQKLKTAKLVRPEREVIFTAGATTSKVNGGAMGLTKSPRIIKGSLYVPLVSAVSVLGGKAGLNKTDGIIHIVDEPRFVAASVEGRSYWISQKNGDLYYRATAAGKPVIIGQLPLKGSAYNHGFEIKKFGNGKYLLQLTDNHYAMFNDFSNSYQVLVQAGTIIQQMDYHYMISAYPHAPQVPSTQVYMTDGKNVQYITKDGGLGKLFEMEKLTGATGDFIVEYAAEDVALVRLLDTTQLYIVYSSTGEIVNLSEQLITSEDRKEWDKVNDGRDQYILSRMLGMKSRKGNVLTFTYTPILEEKAKTVTYTLQAK, from the coding sequence ATGAATAAATGGAAAGTAACGCTAGGGATCTTTGCTGTTTTGATTTTAAGTACTGGGTATGGATCGGCATCTGCGCAAGCAGACAAGCAAATTCAATTCAACTATAAAGAAATTGGAATCAGCAGTAAACAAGTCATCGCGGAGAATACAACTTTTGTACCTTTGAAATCACTTGCAGATGCTATGGGTTATACGTTATCGTGGGATCAAAAATTAAAAACGGCCAAGCTGGTACGTCCAGAGCGTGAAGTCATCTTCACTGCGGGTGCTACAACGTCAAAAGTGAACGGGGGAGCGATGGGATTAACAAAATCTCCACGTATCATAAAAGGTTCGTTGTACGTGCCATTGGTCTCTGCGGTCAGTGTACTTGGGGGTAAAGCGGGGCTAAATAAAACGGATGGAATTATCCACATCGTTGATGAACCTAGATTTGTTGCCGCTTCTGTAGAAGGAAGATCCTATTGGATATCTCAAAAAAACGGTGATTTATATTACCGGGCTACAGCAGCTGGGAAACCAGTAATTATTGGCCAACTACCGCTCAAGGGATCCGCTTACAATCATGGATTTGAGATCAAGAAATTTGGAAATGGCAAGTACTTGCTCCAGTTAACAGACAATCACTATGCTATGTTTAATGATTTCAGCAACAGCTATCAGGTACTAGTTCAAGCAGGTACAATAATTCAGCAAATGGATTATCATTATATGATCTCTGCTTATCCTCATGCGCCTCAAGTGCCCTCCACTCAGGTGTATATGACCGATGGGAAGAACGTTCAGTATATTACTAAGGATGGCGGTTTGGGCAAGTTGTTTGAGATGGAGAAATTAACCGGGGCAACCGGTGATTTCATAGTGGAGTACGCCGCGGAGGATGTGGCACTCGTTCGCTTATTAGATACAACACAATTATATATTGTCTACAGCAGTACAGGAGAAATCGTCAATCTCAGTGAACAACTGATTACTAGTGAGGATCGTAAAGAATGGGATAAAGTAAATGATGGCAGAGATCAATACATTCTGAGCAGAATGTTAGGGATGAAAAGCCGTAAGGGGAATGTACTGACCTTCACCTACACGCCAATCCTTGAGGAAAAAGCAAAAACAGTGACATATACACTTCAAGCGAAATAA